The Salvia miltiorrhiza cultivar Shanhuang (shh) chromosome 1, IMPLAD_Smil_shh, whole genome shotgun sequence genome has a window encoding:
- the LOC130995744 gene encoding protein IQ-DOMAIN 13-like, giving the protein MGKKGSWFSAIKRVFTNNSKEKRADGPDKKSSSKEKKKGKGILRHGETKSFIPLFREPSSIEKILGEADQLLIRPPPTSSERPKSPPALPVRPVSPRAASPKAASHRASSPKSTSPRVCSPRAPSPRAPSPRVASPRADSPKAAPSKTFSTGAVSPKAVPLTAFTSGAASSKAAASSKAAAPSKAAPPKATQSRKEIRYVQRPEPTLRDQQLSATKIQAAYRGYLARRSFRALRGLVRLQVVVKGQNVKRQTMNAMKQMQLLVRVQTQIQSRRIQMLENQALQHHTYKSNKDAESTLSKWTLNQMSEAGQNDDWDDSVLTKEEADARLRKRVEAVIKRQRAMAYAYSNQLWKSNAKSTQSSSDVRSNGFPWWWNWLERQLPQAGSSQSQAATGSISLTPPRPVSEFKPHASSKLGNLMFDNHESVTPRSSRSAVPARAKHFQTTPGRSPLGSSSSYAKFSKPRASAGNSGYDTPLKDDDSLVSCPPFSVPNYMTPTVSAKAKARAYSNPRERFPGTPGSSDSKRRFSFPLTPNAGSFKWNKGSNRDSASQVGTEKREDARSIGDFSVNSTVSMPAGLVGRKPFNRFV; this is encoded by the exons ATGGGGAAGAAGGGAAGCTGGTTTTCAGCAATCAAAAGGGTTTTCACAAACAACTCAAAGGAAAAGCGAGCCGAT GGACCTGACAAGAAGAGCAGCAGCAAGGAAAAGAAGAAGGGTAAGGGAATTTTAAGGCACGGAGAAACCAAATCGTTTATTCCCCTGTTCAGAGAGCCTAGCAGCATCGAGAAAATACTAGGTGAAGCTGATCAACTGCTGATTAGGCCTCCTCCTACATCTTCTGAACGGCCAAAATCACCCCCTGCTCTGCCTGTAAGGCCAGTCTCACCAAGGGCTGCTTCGCCAAAAGCCGCTTCTCATAGAGCTTCTTCCCCTAAATCTACTTCTCCAAGAGTTTGTTCTCCGAGGGCCCCTTCTCCGAGAGCTCCTTCTCCGAGGGTTGCTTCTCCAAGGGCCGATTCTCCAAAGGCTGCACCTTCAAAAACATTCTCCACTGGGGCTGTTTCTCCCAAGGCTGTTCCTCTGACAGCTTTCACTTCCGGGGCTGCTTCTTCCAAGGCTGCTGCTTCTTCCAAGGCGGCTGCTCCTTCCAAGGCTGCTCCTCCTAAGGCAACTCAAAGCAGAAAGGAAATCAGGTATGTGCAGAGGCCAGAACCGACTTTAAGAGACCAGCAACTTTCGGCCACGAAAATCCAGGCAGCGTATAGAGGTTACCTG GCAAGGCGGAGTTTCCGAGCCTTGAGGGGTTTAGTGAGGCTTCAAGTGGTGGTGAAAGGACAGAATGTAAAACGGCAGACAATGAACGCCATGAAACAAATGCAGCTCCTGGTCAGGGTTCAAACACAAATTCAGTCACGGCGGATCCAAATGTTAGAGAACCAAGCACTCCAGCACCACACATATAAGAGTAATAAGGATGCGGAGAGTACCCTGAGCAAATGGACCTTGAACCAGATG TCTGAGGCTGGCCAAAATGACGATTGGGATGATAGCGTGCTAACAAAGGAGGAGGCGGATGCAAGGCTACGGAAAAGAGTCGAGGCTGTCATTAAGAGACAGAGAGCAATGGCCTATGCGTACTCTAACCAG CTCTGGAAATCTAATGCAAAATCAACTCAAAGTTCTTCTGACGTTCGATCTAACGGATTCCCATGGTGGTGGAACTGGTTAGAACGTCAGCTACCTCAAGCCGGTAGCTCCCAGAGCCAAGCTGCAACGGGGAGCATCTCGTTAACCCCTCCGAGGCCCGTTTCAGAGTTCAAACCTCACGCAAGCAGCAAGCTCGGGAATCTCATGTTCGACAATCATGAGTCTGTCACACCCCGATCATCCAGGTCAGCAGTCCCTGCTCGAGCAAAGCACTTTCAGACCACCCCGGGCAGGAGTCCTCTTGGAAGCAGCTCGAGTTATGCCAAGTTCTCGAAACCAAGAGCAAGTGCGGGTAATTCAGGTTACGATACTCCTTTGAAAGATGATGATAGTCTCGTGAGCTGCCCTCCGTTCTCTGTTCCTAACTACATGACACCTACTGTCTCGGCCAAGGCCAAAGCGAGAGCGTATAGTAATCCGAGGGAAAGGTTTCCGGGGACTCCTGGCAGCAGCGACTCCAAGAGAAGGTTCTCGTTTCCTTTGACTCCGAATGCTGGCTCATTCAAGTGGAACAAAGGGTCTAATAGGGATTCTGCTTCGCAAGTGGGAACGGAGAAACGCGAGGATGCGCGTTCCATCGGAGATTTCAGCGTGAATTCGACGGTCTCTATGCCTGCAGGTTTAGTTGGGAGAAAGCCATTTAACAGATTTGTgtga